ATTTCGGGCCAGACCAAGGCGCGACGAGGGCGCGGTGCAGGCACCGTAACCGAGGAGCAACGCAGGGCTGGCTCGAAAGACACCGGCTCTCCCTTCCCCGCGCTTCAGCGCCTCTTCCCCACATCACCTCCCCTCCATTCTAACAGTGAATTCTGGAGGTTGGTATGAGGCGGGGGACCGGTCGCGGAGATCCGCTCAGTCCACCACCAAAATCGCGACCGCTGCCGCATAGACTTCGGTGTGGGTCAGGCTAATCTCGACCCGCTGGACCCGGCGCTTCTCGACCAGCTTGAGCCCCTCGCCGGAAAAGCGCACGAGCGGTTTCCCGCGAGCATCGTGCTCGATTTCCATATCCCGCCAGCCCAACTCCTCTCCGATGCCCGTGCCAAAGGCCTTGGAGATGGCCTCTTTGGCCGCGAAGCGGGCGGCATAGCGGATCGCAGGCCGCGGGATGGCCTCGCAATAATGTTGTTCCCCTTCCGTGAAAATGCGGTTCCGAAAACGCTTGCCAGATCGCTCGAGCAGTTTCTCAATCCGTTCCACCTCCACAAGATCGATCCCCGAACCGGCGATCTCGAGGTTCATGGCAGTTGCAGCTCCGCCATGGGACCGACCGACTCCGCGGGATAGGAATCCATGGCGTGGCGCATGTCCGCGACGGCCTGCCGCAACCCCACAAACACCGCCCGACTGATGATGCTGTGGCCAATATTCAGCTCAGCCAAATGCGGGACCACAAAGATTTCGTAGATGTTGCGGTAGTTGATGCCATGCCCCGCGTTCACTTGGAGGCCGGCGTCTTCGCCCGCGTGCGCGGCCTCCCGGAGCTTTTCCAGCTCCCACTCAAAGACCTCTCCTTCCGCATTCGAAAACGCACCGGTGTGGAGCTCGATCATGCGGGCTCCCGTGGTGGCCGCCGCCAGCACTTGGTCCATATCGGGATCGATGAACAGGCTCACCAAAATACCCGCGTCTTGCAGGCGACGAACGGCCTCAGCTGTCTCCTGGAGGTGGGTCTTGACGTCGAGCCCTCCTTCCGTGGTGATCTCTTGGCGCGACTCGGGCACCAAACAGACGAAGTCGGGCTTGAGCTCCAAGGCATAGTCCATCATCTGAGCGGTCAGGCCCATTTCCAGATTGAGTTGGGTGCGGATTCGTTCTCGCAAACGACGCCCATCCTCTGGCTGCATATGCCGATGATCGCCACGCACGTGAATCGTGAGGGAATCGGCCCCGCCCGCCTCCGCTTCCAAAGCAGCCGCCACCACATCTGGCTCCGTGTTACGCGAATAGGAAAGGGCCGCGTAGCGCGCCTGACGGAGGGTGGCGACGTGATCGATGTTCACGCCGAGTCGAAGCCGTGCACTCATCTCCCAGCATGGGACCAAGGCCCAGGACATTCAAGAGGATTGCCAAAAAGGAGAAAGCCTCCCATCACGGAAGGCTTTCTTGTGACGAGAAGGGTCATACCAACCTCCAGAATTCACTGGTAGAATGGAGGGAAGGTGGTGTCTTTCGAGCCAGCCCTGGGTTGCTCCTCGGTTACGTTGCCTGCACCGCGCCCTCGTCGCGCCTCGGTCTGGCCCGAAATCCACTCGGCCATTCTACCAGCCAATTCTGCAGCTTGGTATGAGGGCCTGGCGTGGCCTGGCTACTCCGTCATGACCTTCTCCGCCTCTTCGGAAGCTTCTTCGATTTCTTCTTCCCCCGAACTGCCGAGCTGTTTCATCTCTTCTCCCAGTTGCTCTAGGCCCTCCTCCACTTCGGTTTTCAGCTCGCCGGCTTCTTTTTGGATCGCCTCGGCCAGCTCCCCCGAGGCGGCCTTGACCTCTTCCAATTTTTCTCCTGCCTCCTCAGCCAGTTCGCCCATGGCTTGGGAGGCTTCGGCCGCCATTTCCTTGGACTCTTCCACCATGACCTCCGCGTTCTTTTCGATGTCTTCGGCCGCCGCCTCCGCGGCTTCTCCGGCTTCGTCTTGGGTCTTTTGTGAACAGGCTACCAGTCCCAGGAAGAGCGTGGTTACGAGAGCGAATTTGAGGGTGGCTTGATGGATCATAGGTAGGGAGAAGATAGTTTGCGTTTGGTAGATAACGCCAATTCGAAGGAGCGGTCTTTTTCGAGAAGACTCGTCCTGAGCGGCTTTCATTAGGAGAGCGTCTTGGCCGGGTGCGCTCCTCTACTTTTCTTTGGAGGCCGCCATCCAGAAGCCCTGGAAAGGACTCGCTTGGTAGCGGCCGTCTTGGAACTCCATGCGCGAGCCCAAGAGCATATTACGAATGTCTCCGGCGGCCCCATGGAGCCGCTCGCGAACCCAGGTTTCGTCGATGGGATAAGGCTCGCTCGAAAAGTTGAAGAGGCAGAGGATCCGTTCTTGGCGATCCAGGCTTTCTCGAAGGAAGGCCAGGATTTGCCGATCGGTCTCCAAAACAATCTGGCGCGCATCCGGATGGAAGGCCGGGTGAGACCCTCGGCGCGTCAGGAGGCTCACCAGCACGTTGAGAATGACGGAGTGGTCATTGTCGGTCTGGTCGAGAAGCTCGCCCAGCTCCGACTTGTTCCACCGCTTCCGGTTGATGTCGCGACGCTCCCCAGCGGCCGCTCCTTCTTGGTCATTGTGGGTGCCCACGAAGCTGTGGAAATAGAGGGCCGGCACTCCCTTGAGAGACATGGCGACCGTCTGGGAGCAGAGGAAACGGGCTACCCCCTTACGGCTGTCCTGCGAATCATCGAGGGCATCCCGGTAGGTGATGTTCAGTTCATAGGGCCGCTCGCCTCCGCCTTCGATACTGCGCATGCCGACCAGCCCGCCACGTTCCCGCGTCTGGGTGACCAACCAATCGATCTCCTCGTCCGGCACCAGCCCTTGAAGAGGGCGCACCCCGATCCCGTCGTGAGAAGCGGTGAAATTGAGATACGTGCACTTGGCGGGCGTTTCTCCCAGGCCAGCCAGCCAATCTCCGAAGACCCGGGTGTCCTCCTTCAAGAGCGCGTGCAGCAGCAAGGGAGGGAGACTGAAGTTGTAAACCATGTGGGCCTCATCTCCTCGCCCGAAGTAGGAAATGTTTTCCTGATGGGGCACGTTCGTCTCCGTCAGAATGATGACCTCGGGCGCCACCGTTTGCAGCACATCCCGGATTAACTTGATGACCTCATGCGTCTGCGGGAGGTGGATGCACTCGGTTCCCGGCTCTTTCCAGAGAAAGGCCACCGCGTCCAAGCGCACGATGCGGGCCCCTTTCGCAATGTAGAAAAGGAGAATGTCTAGGAATTCAAAAAGCACGTCCGGGCAGGCCCAGTTGAGGTCGATCTGGTCGTCGCTAAACGTCGTCCAAACCTTCGTCTCGCTATCGACCCGTTTGATCGGTGTCAACAGGGGCCAAGGGCGTGGACGAACCACCTTGCTGATGTCCCAATCCTCTCCCGGTTCGATGAAAAAATCGGCCCCGGGCAGGACCCCATTGATGAAGTCCTTGAAGTAAGCGCTTTTGCGGGAGCAGTGATTCAGGACGAGGTCGAACATCAGCTCGTAGTCCTGGCCGAGGGTCTGCACGTCCCTCCAAGTGCCATGCTCCGGGGCGACTTCTCGGTAATCAATGACCGAAAAACCCCCGTCCGAAGAAGCCGGGCAGAAAGGGAGAAGGTGAACGGTGTTGATGGCGCCTCGCAGCCGCCGGTCACAGAACTCCTTCAGACTCACGAGAGGCCGCTCCCCTTTTTTCTGCACCATATCGGCGTAGGTGATGAGCACGGCGTCCCGCTCATCCCACAGCTCTTTGGGGTTGTTGTTGGGATCCGCCACCACCCCGTAACGCCCGATCATGGCGTAGAGACGATCGGCCAACTGATCGACCCTCTCAGGACCATAGAGCCGGGCGAGGCGTCGGCGCATGCGTTGGAAAGTAGAGCGGCGGACGAGTTTGAGCATGGCGGCTGGTAGGTTACAGGCTGTCCATGACGCTGCGGAGGCGATTTCGAAGCGCGTTGTAGCCGTAGTAGCGGCAGGCCAATTGGTAGTTGGTTTCCGTCATCCGCTCGCGGGCTTCCCGGTGAGTCAGGATGTAGCGGACATGGTCGGCCGCCTTTCGGGTGACGTAGCCGTCCATCACGACCAAATCGAAACCCTTGGGTTCAATGTCTTGCACGAAGATGGCGTAGCGGTTGATGAGGACCGGCTTGCGGAAATAAAAGGCCTCCAAGAGCGCGTTCCCGAAGCCCTCGTAAATGCTGGGATAGGTCACCAGGTCCGCATGGGGGTAAAGGTCCCACAGGGTATACATCTTTCGTCCCTGGCCATCGAGTTGCCGACGTTCGCTGATCCGATCGGCCACGATCCGCATATCGATCCCGCTCTCCCTCGCCAGGTCCACCAGCTCGTTCTGGTATTGCAGCCCCTCATCCCCGGCGTCGTGGCTAATGATGAGCTTGCAGCGGGGGTCCCCCATGAGGGCCACCAGCTTGATGGCGTGCTCGATGCCTTTGCGGGGGACGATGCGGGTTGGCTGCAGGATGAAAATGTCC
This sequence is a window from Verrucomicrobiota bacterium. Protein-coding genes within it:
- the acpS gene encoding holo-ACP synthase; translation: MNLEIAGSGIDLVEVERIEKLLERSGKRFRNRIFTEGEQHYCEAIPRPAIRYAARFAAKEAISKAFGTGIGEELGWRDMEIEHDARGKPLVRFSGEGLKLVEKRRVQRVEISLTHTEVYAAAVAILVVD
- a CDS encoding pyridoxine 5'-phosphate synthase, which gives rise to MSARLRLGVNIDHVATLRQARYAALSYSRNTEPDVVAAALEAEAGGADSLTIHVRGDHRHMQPEDGRRLRERIRTQLNLEMGLTAQMMDYALELKPDFVCLVPESRQEITTEGGLDVKTHLQETAEAVRRLQDAGILVSLFIDPDMDQVLAAATTGARMIELHTGAFSNAEGEVFEWELEKLREAAHAGEDAGLQVNAGHGINYRNIYEIFVVPHLAELNIGHSIISRAVFVGLRQAVADMRHAMDSYPAESVGPMAELQLP
- a CDS encoding alpha-amylase family glycosyl hydrolase, with product MLKLVRRSTFQRMRRRLARLYGPERVDQLADRLYAMIGRYGVVADPNNNPKELWDERDAVLITYADMVQKKGERPLVSLKEFCDRRLRGAINTVHLLPFCPASSDGGFSVIDYREVAPEHGTWRDVQTLGQDYELMFDLVLNHCSRKSAYFKDFINGVLPGADFFIEPGEDWDISKVVRPRPWPLLTPIKRVDSETKVWTTFSDDQIDLNWACPDVLFEFLDILLFYIAKGARIVRLDAVAFLWKEPGTECIHLPQTHEVIKLIRDVLQTVAPEVIILTETNVPHQENISYFGRGDEAHMVYNFSLPPLLLHALLKEDTRVFGDWLAGLGETPAKCTYLNFTASHDGIGVRPLQGLVPDEEIDWLVTQTRERGGLVGMRSIEGGGERPYELNITYRDALDDSQDSRKGVARFLCSQTVAMSLKGVPALYFHSFVGTHNDQEGAAAGERRDINRKRWNKSELGELLDQTDNDHSVILNVLVSLLTRRGSHPAFHPDARQIVLETDRQILAFLRESLDRQERILCLFNFSSEPYPIDETWVRERLHGAAGDIRNMLLGSRMEFQDGRYQASPFQGFWMAASKEK